A single region of the Silene latifolia isolate original U9 population chromosome 8, ASM4854445v1, whole genome shotgun sequence genome encodes:
- the LOC141595717 gene encoding uncharacterized protein LOC141595717 — MANALPVGSEFLRRKMNWRSSCTLCDGLSPCVESISHLFRDCSFAKALWFACPLGLKITGGVDIDVRVWVINWVTYFLSGPDPNPLISPLIATLWRIWGCRNDMVFRNRRPWPMGALLSILGDIQCIKEVVCSKDASLLLASLLDSSPDSRLAMRIRNSFPYWIVGGPGCGNVCTVKCDAAWRGDRSAGIGWCLLDGNGTLKNTAHARSFAFSVMHAEGHATIMAFKWALDEGYLHVKLVTDCLNLALQAAGAEKPIASINCIIHDIKSIASHFHCCSLSLCPRGVNRVAHNLAQGALV, encoded by the coding sequence atggCTAATGCCCTTCCAGTGGGCTCTGAATTCCTTAGACGAAAAATGAATTGGCGCTCCTCCTGTACTCTTTGTGATGGCTTATCTCCTTGTGTGGAATCTATTTCTCACCTTTTTAGAGATTGTAGCTTTGCAAAGGCTCTATGGTTTGCCTGCCCTTTAGGTCTTAAAATCACGGGAGGAGTGGACATtgatgttagggtttgggttattAACTGGGTTACTTATTTCCTAAGTGGCCCAGATCCTAACCCCCTCATTTCCCCCCTTATCGCTACCCTTTGGAGGATTTGGGGTTGCAGGAATGATATGGTCTTCAGGAATCGTCGCCCTTGGCCTATGGGTGCTCTTCTTTCTATTCTTGGTGACATTCAGTGTATAAAGGAGGTTGTGTGCAGTAAGGATGCTAGCCTCCTTCTAGCGTCCTTGCTGGACTCCTCCCCTGATTCTCGGTTAGCGATGAGGATTAGGAACTCCTTCCCCTATTGGATTGTTGGTGGACCTGGGTGCGGAAATGTTTGTACAGTCAAGTGTGATGCTGCTTGGAGGGGTGATAGAAGTGCTGGCATAGGGTGGTGTTTACTGGATGGTAATGGGACCTTAAAGAATACTGCTCACGCTCGCTCGTTTGCCTTTTCTGTCATGCATGCCGAAGGACATGCAACTATCATGGCATTTAAATGGGCCTTAGACGAGGGGTACCTTCATGTTAAACTTGTTACGGATTGTCTTAACTTGGCTTTGCAGGCTGCGGGAGCGGAAAAGCCGATTGCATCTATTAACTGCATTATCCATGATATTAAGTCTATTGCGTCTCATTTTCATTGTTGCTCTCTTAGTTTATGTCCTAGGGGAGTGAATAGGGTAGCTCATAATCTTGCTCAGGGAGCTCTTGTGTAA